In one window of Cynocephalus volans isolate mCynVol1 chromosome 6, mCynVol1.pri, whole genome shotgun sequence DNA:
- the LOC134380608 gene encoding E3 ubiquitin-protein ligase RING2-like: MSQAVQTNGTQPLSKTWELSLYELQRTPQEAITDGLEIVVSPRSLHSELMCPICLDMLKNTMTTKECLHRFCADCIITALRSGNKECPTCRKKLVSKRSLRPDPNFDALISQIYPSRDEYEAHQERVLARINKHNNQQALSHSIEEGLKIQALNRKQQIENGSGAEDNGDSSHCSNASTHSNQEAGPSNKRTKTSDDSGLELDNNNATVAIDPVMDGASEIELVFRPHPTLMEKDDSAQTRYIKTSGNATVDHLSKYLAVRLALEELRSKGESNQMNLDTASEKQYTIYIATASGQFTVLNGSFSLELVSEKYWKLNKPMELYYAPTKEHK, encoded by the coding sequence ATGTCTCAGGCTGTGCAGACAAATGGAACTCAGCCATTAAGCAAAACATGGGAACTCAGTTTATATGAATTACAACGAACACCTCAGGAGGCAATAACAGATGGTTTGGAAATTGTGGTTTCACCTCGAAGTCTGCACAGTGAATTAATGTGCCCAATTTGTTTGGATATGTTGAAGAACACCATGACTACAAAGGAGTGTTTACATCGTTTTTGTGCAGACTGCATTATCACAGCCCTTAGAAGTGGCAACAAAGAATGCCCTACCTGTCGGAAAAAGCTAGTTTCTAAAAGATCACTAAGGCCAGACCCAAACTTTGATGCACTCATCAGCCAAATTTATCCAAGTCGTGATGAGTATGAAGCTCATCAAGAGAGAGTATTAGCCAGAATTAACAAGCACAATAATCAGCAAGCACTCAGTCACAGCATTGAGGAAGGACTGAAGATACAGGCCTTGAACAGGAAACAACAGATTGAAAATGGTAGTGGAGCAGAAGATAATGGTGACAGTTCACACTGCAGTAATGCATCCACACATAGCAATCAGGAAGCAGGCCCTAGCAACAAACGGACCAAGACGTCTGATGATTCTGGGCTTGAGCTTGATAATAACAATGCAACAGTGGCAATTGATCCAGTAATGGATGGTGCTAGTGAAATTGAATTGGTATTCAGGCCTCATCCGACACTTATGGAAAAAGATGACAGTGCCCAGACGAGATACATAAAGACTTCAGGTAATGCCACTGTGGACCACTTATCCAAGTATCTGGCTGTGAGATTAGCTTTAGAAGAACTTCGAAGCAAAGGAGAATCAAACCAGATGAACCTCGATACAGCCAGTGAGAAACAGTATACCATTTATATAGCAACAGCCAGTGGCCAGTTCACTGTATTAAATGGCTCTTTTTCTCTGGAATTGGTCAGTGAGAAATACTGGAAACTGAACAAACCCATGGAACTTTATTACGCACCCACAAAGGAGCACAAATGA